The following are encoded in a window of Castanea sativa cultivar Marrone di Chiusa Pesio chromosome 9, ASM4071231v1 genomic DNA:
- the LOC142610285 gene encoding thioredoxin-like 1-1, chloroplastic, which translates to MMEVLSKTNLFSSCHHSQRDGFSVVFPKSRNYKSSSSVRWFQPLKLKSQALRSSSDFYGKRIVLQENKALPKRGNFRFQSSIKAQTGYRIGKIQKWWEKGLQPNMKEVTSAQDLVDSLLNAGDKLVVVDFFSPGCGGCKALHPKICQFAEMNPDVQFIQVNYEEHKSMCYSLNVHVLPFFRFYRGAHGRLCSFSCTNATIKKFKDALAKHTPDRCSLGPTKGLEEKELLALSTNKDLSFNYTPKPVQPPLVPPHEEIIPETAPSRSNSDPLLLSLPSTILKSAQDVEDKTLVTAGR; encoded by the exons ATGATGGAGGTACTGAGCAAAACGAATCTGTTTTCATCGTGTCATCATAGTCAAAGAGATGGGTTTTCTGTTGTTTTCCCGAAGAGCCGTAATTACAAATCATCTTCTTCTGTGAGGTGGTTTCAGCCTCTGAAGCTGAAATCACAGGCTCTGAGATCAAGCAGTGATTTTTATGGCAAAAGAATTGTTCTTCAAGAAAACAAAGCCTTGCCCAAGAGAGGAAATTTCCGATTTCAATCTTCAATTAAGGCTCAG ACAGGCTATCGGATTGGGAAAATTCAGAAATGGTGGGAAAAGGGTCTTCAACCAAACATGAAAGAGGTGACCTCTGCACAAGATCTTGTGGACTCCCTATTGAACGCAGGGGATAAACTTGTTGTTGTGGATTTCTTCTCCCCAGGTTGTGGTGGTTGCAAAGCTCTCCATCCCAAG ATATGTCAATTCGCAGAGATGAATCCAGATGTGCAGTTCATTCAGGTGAACTATGAGGAGCACAAGTCCATGTGCTATAGCCTTAATGTCCATGTTCTGCCCTTCTTCCGATTCTACAGAGGCGCTCATGGTCGTCTATGCAGCTTTAGCTGTACTAATGCCACG ataaagaaatttaaagatGCATTGGCCAAGCACACGCCGGATCGTTGCAGTCTTGGGCCAACAAAAGGGCTTGAGGAGAAAGAGCTCCTTGCATTGTCTACTAACAAAGATCTGTCTTTCAACTACACACCAAAACCAGTTCAACCCCCACTTGTCCCTCCACACGAAGAGATCATCCCAGAAACAGCACCATCTCGTTCAAACTCAGACCCTCTTCTGCTTTCTCTTCCTTCAACTATCCTAAAGTCTGCTCAAGACGTTGAGGATAAGACCTTGGTAACTGCTGGGAGATGA
- the LOC142609022 gene encoding uncharacterized protein LOC142609022 → MRMGDGREDRRFKTSAVRFTNFTPLNFLIDQVLMQIKDEGSLTFPGKLKGDPNKRSKDKVLVDNGSSADILYYSAFQQMRIGKERLIPTDAPLVGFGGTRVNPLGAITLPVTVGNYPQQITKDVTFLVVDCSSAYNAILGRPTLNSWKAVTSTYHLMVKFPTEYGVGEVWGDQVEARECYIAVLEMDDHLPAMCVEEWQTVAEPVEGIEEVHLDDTKPERMTKIVTLVSLPVHQALISFLRDNQDVFAWSHKDMPGIDPSVIVHKLDFLPYFSPIHQKKWVFAQERDQAKAEEVRKL, encoded by the exons ATGAGGATGGGTGACGGGCGAGAGGATAGACGCTTCAAGACCTCTGCGGTGAGATTCACAAATTTCACTCCACTGAACTTTCTGATTGACCAAGTACTAATGCAGATAAAGGATGAAGGATCATTGACATTTCCAGGCAAGTTGAAAGGTGATCCCAACAAGAGGTCCAAGgacaa GGTCTTGGTAGATAACGGCAGCTCCGCTGATATACTCTACTACTCggcattccagcaaatgaggattGGTAAAGAACGGTTGATTCCAACTGACGCACCACTTGTTGGGTTTGGAGGAACAAGGGTGAACCCACTAGGCGCAATCACCTTGCCCGTCACAGTTGGCAACTACCCCCAGCAGATCACCAAGGATGTTACGTTCCTAGTAGTAGACTGCTCATCTGCTTACAATGCTATTTTGGGCCGCCCTACCCTCAATTCATGGAAGGCAGTAACCTCTACTTACCACCTGATGGTCAAGTTCCCCACCGAGTATGGGGTAGGGGAAGTATGGGGTGATCAAGTAGAGGCACGCGAGTGCTATATCGCCGTGCTAGAGATGGACGACCATTTGCCAGCAATGTGTGTAGAGGAATGGCAGACAGTGGCGGAGCCAGTAGAAGGGATAGAAGAGGTGCACCTTGACGACACCAAACCCGAACGGATGACAAAAATAGTTACTCTTGTTAGCCTACCAGTCCATCAGGCCTTGATATCATTTCTAAGAGACAACCAAGACGTCTTTGCCTGGAGCCATAAAGACATGCCTGGAATCGACCCTTCCGTCATTGTTCACAAGCTGGACTTTTTGCCCTATTTCTCTCCCATTCACCAGAAGAAGTGGGTGTTTGCTCAAGAACGGGACCAGGCCAAAGCAGAGGAGGTCCGCAAGTTGTAG